A single window of Salvia splendens isolate huo1 chromosome 8, SspV2, whole genome shotgun sequence DNA harbors:
- the LOC121745913 gene encoding uncharacterized protein LOC121745913 yields MGEQTEGSVGNPPPPPPPPLPQPNEREYIKAFRKENPPKFDGLGEPPKAEAWVRDIERVFEFMGCTDRERLACVKYQLTGPADFWWETNKRTMDPARREALTWEEFKEEVYNKYVPMSYRRVKAVEFHTLKQGSMTVTEYDRALCEMTRYAPELVDTDEKMAAKFRSGLRPEIRVAVASRRGIPYSENHGRQIVPHQRGNPQRTPYCNRCSKHHVGECRVGGIRCYACGGNGHMSRECPNNNKGGLKNGQGQRPPQQPQPIRQVAPQQARAYALKGNLGHEPQANKGKENLAA; encoded by the exons ATGGGGGAACAGACGGAAGGAAGTGTCGGGAATCCgcccccgcctccaccaccacctctaccccaaccaaacgaAAGGGAGTACATCAAAGCCTTTCGGAAAGAGAACCCACCCAAATTCGATGGATTGGGAGAGCCCCCGAAGGCGGAGGCATGGGTACGCGACATTGAGCGTGTCTTTGAGTTTATGGGATGCACGGACAGAGAACGTCTGGCCTGCGTGAAGTATCAGCTGACAGGACCCgctgacttttggtgggaaacgAATAAGAGAACTATGGACCCCGCTCGCCGTGAGGCGCTTACTTGGGAGGAGTTTAAGGAAGAAGTTTACAATAAGTATGTTCCCATGAGTTATCGGCGGGTGAAGGCAGTGGAGTTCCACACTTTAAAACAAGGAAGTATGACGGTCACGGAGTACGACCGCGCCCTATGTGAGATGACTCGTTATGCGCCAGAATTGGTGGAtacagacgagaagatggccGCGAAGTTCCGTTCCGGCCTTAGGCCAGAGATAAGGGTAGCGGTGGCTAGTCGCaggggaattccttattccgag AATCATGGGCGCCAAATTGTGCCACATCAGAGGGGAAACCCGCAGAGAACACCCTATTGTAATCGGTGCTCCAAGCATCATGTTGGGGAGTGCCGAGTTGGAGGCATTCGGTGTTATGCATGCGGTGGAAACgggcacatgtctcgagagtgcccaaacaacaacaaaggtGGACTGAAGAATGGGCAAGGACAGAGACCACCACAGCagcctcaaccaatccgacaagtggccccacagcaAGCAAGGGCATATGCACTCAAGGGGAATCTAGGGCATGAACCCCAAGCCAACAAGGGCAAggagaatttggcag CTTGA